Proteins co-encoded in one Synechococcus elongatus PCC 6301 genomic window:
- the psb28 gene encoding photosystem II reaction center protein Psb28, translating to MSAAIQFTRGIDEPVVPDVRLTRSRDGQNGTATFYFDEPQALVGEVRQDITGMYLLDDEGELATREVKAKFINGQPAGLEAVYLMRSPEEWDRFMRFMQRYAEANGLGFTEA from the coding sequence ATGTCCGCTGCGATCCAGTTCACGCGTGGAATTGACGAACCCGTCGTTCCTGATGTCCGTTTGACACGATCGCGCGATGGCCAAAACGGCACCGCAACCTTCTACTTCGATGAGCCCCAAGCTTTGGTGGGCGAGGTTCGCCAAGACATCACTGGCATGTATCTGCTCGACGATGAAGGTGAGCTAGCCACACGGGAAGTCAAGGCCAAATTCATTAACGGTCAACCAGCGGGTCTAGAAGCGGTTTACCTGATGCGCAGCCCCGAAGAATGGGATCGCTTTATGCGGTTTATGCAGCGCTATGCCGAAGCGAACGGTTTAGGTTTCACAGAAGCTTAG